One Paracoccaceae bacterium genomic region harbors:
- a CDS encoding DMT family transporter, producing MTVAARPGRKATGRGILLMVLAIALFTLMDALAKGLVSRYPVNQIVFARFAGQLLIVAVILNTALLPRVRTRHPMLHLFRAATQLAASGLFFLSLTRIGLAEATALSDINPILITLGAALFLGERLGPRRLLGIAAAFIGALIILRPGLGVFTPWAVLPLLGACAYAANALVTRAIGPRETPWPAMFWGAAICTLAMAATLPGSHAPVAPGDLWGFALIGCIGTAAQLCIIRSFTLAEASAVAPIAYLGIVAATFWGWLFYGELPDLATILGAVVIVLSGLYVWHRETRAGGGRDG from the coding sequence ATGACAGTTGCGGCAAGACCAGGCCGCAAGGCGACAGGCCGGGGCATCCTGCTCATGGTGCTGGCCATCGCGCTGTTCACGCTGATGGACGCGCTGGCCAAGGGGTTGGTCAGCCGATATCCGGTCAACCAGATCGTGTTTGCCCGCTTCGCGGGCCAGCTACTGATTGTGGCGGTGATCCTGAACACCGCGCTGCTTCCCCGTGTCCGCACGCGCCATCCGATGCTGCACCTGTTCCGTGCGGCCACCCAGCTGGCCGCCTCGGGGCTGTTCTTCCTGTCGCTGACCCGCATCGGCCTGGCCGAGGCGACCGCGCTGTCCGACATCAACCCGATCCTCATCACGCTCGGCGCCGCGCTGTTTCTGGGCGAACGGTTGGGGCCACGCCGCCTGCTGGGCATCGCAGCCGCCTTCATCGGCGCCCTCATCATCCTGCGACCCGGCCTGGGCGTCTTCACCCCCTGGGCCGTCCTGCCGCTGCTCGGCGCCTGCGCCTACGCCGCCAACGCCCTCGTCACCCGCGCCATCGGCCCGCGCGAAACGCCCTGGCCCGCGATGTTCTGGGGCGCCGCGATCTGCACCCTTGCCATGGCCGCCACCCTGCCCGGCTCGCATGCCCCGGTCGCCCCGGGCGATCTCTGGGGCTTCGCCCTGATCGGCTGCATCGGCACCGCCGCGCAACTTTGCATCATCCGGTCCTTCACGCTGGCCGAGGCGTCGGCCGTGGCACCCATAGCGTATCTGGGCATCGTGGCCGCTACATTCTGGGGCTGGCTGTTCTATGGTGAACTTCCCGACCTGGCCACGATCCTTGGGGCGGTTGTGATCGTGCTGTCCGGTCTCTATGTCTGGCACCGCGAAACCAGGGCGGGCGGCGGACGTGACGGATGA
- a CDS encoding cytochrome P450 has product MPAAPVFAIDPAAFAADPYPTLARMRATAPACLVPQLGALLVTRRDDIFREEKRTDVLSSNQPEGLMTRLMGENMMRKDGAAHQAERRILFPALSPRTVRDTWVAGFRAAAARLLDDLAPRGGCDLVADYAMPLSGAALVAITGLAGMPPQEMDRVSQAMIDGCANYAGDAAVEARCHAATAAIDAHIDRRMPELAAAPDLSVLSVQMQAGLPMDSIRANVKLVISGGQNEPRDAIAGAAWAVLAHPGQRALLRDGGADWAQVLAEYGRWIAPIGMSPRRVARDDVVAGATVRTGDRVFLMFGSGNRDAAHFTDPDRFDLTRDCSAALTFGAGPHFCAGAAASRALIADVALPMLFERLPGLRLDGPVRFHGWAFRGPVAVPVAW; this is encoded by the coding sequence ATGCCCGCCGCCCCGGTCTTTGCCATCGACCCCGCCGCCTTCGCGGCCGATCCCTACCCGACGCTGGCCCGGATGCGGGCAACGGCACCGGCATGCCTTGTCCCGCAGCTCGGCGCCTTGCTGGTCACCCGGCGCGACGACATCTTCCGCGAGGAAAAGCGCACGGATGTCCTGTCATCGAACCAGCCCGAGGGCCTGATGACCCGCCTGATGGGCGAGAACATGATGCGCAAGGACGGCGCCGCGCATCAGGCAGAGCGGCGCATCCTGTTTCCCGCGCTCAGCCCGCGCACCGTGCGCGACACCTGGGTTGCGGGTTTCCGCGCGGCGGCGGCGCGCCTGCTGGACGATCTTGCCCCGCGCGGCGGCTGCGATCTGGTGGCGGACTATGCGATGCCGCTGTCGGGCGCCGCGCTGGTGGCGATCACCGGGCTTGCCGGCATGCCGCCGCAGGAAATGGACCGCGTCAGCCAGGCGATGATCGACGGCTGCGCCAACTACGCCGGGGATGCGGCGGTCGAGGCGCGCTGCCACGCCGCCACCGCCGCGATCGACGCCCATATCGACCGCCGGATGCCGGAACTGGCGGCAGCGCCGGACCTCTCGGTCCTGTCGGTGCAGATGCAGGCGGGGCTGCCGATGGACAGCATCCGCGCCAATGTGAAGCTGGTGATCTCGGGCGGGCAGAACGAGCCCCGCGACGCCATCGCCGGGGCCGCCTGGGCGGTTCTGGCGCATCCCGGGCAGCGGGCGCTGCTGCGCGACGGCGGGGCCGACTGGGCGCAGGTCCTTGCCGAATACGGCCGCTGGATCGCCCCCATCGGCATGTCGCCGCGCCGCGTCGCGCGGGACGATGTCGTCGCGGGCGCCACGGTGCGCACCGGCGACCGGGTGTTCCTGATGTTCGGGTCGGGCAACCGCGACGCCGCGCATTTCACCGACCCTGACCGGTTCGACCTGACGCGCGACTGCAGCGCCGCCCTGACCTTCGGCGCGGGCCCGCATTTCTGCGCCGGTGCGGCCGCATCCCGCGCGCTGATCGCCGATGTGGCGCTGCCGATGCTGTTCGAACGCCTGCCGGGCCTGCGGCTGGACGGGCCGGTCCGGTTCCACGGCTGGGCCTTCCGCGGCCCGGTGGCCGTGCCGGTCGCCTGGTAG
- a CDS encoding lysophospholipid acyltransferase family protein, with the protein MSGTAKPGRAADVTDETTARGDGLQSVLLRGLIGGLLLLPYRWRVPLCGWVVARIIAPLAGYDRRVRENLALVLPDLPAAEVRRLMREVPRNVGRTLIEIYSGAEFVARATAGPIRGAGLAALDAAHAAGRPVILITGHFGNYDASRAALIARGFSVGALYRPMRDSAFNAHYVKAISGIGTPVFPRGRQGMGQMLRFLKGGGMLGMLIDQHMGHGAPLSFFGHTAFTALSAAELALKYGALVVPTYAIRRADGLTFDILVEPPIPEGTPEAMTQALNDSLERLVRRHPEQWFWIHRRWKGRLPPREAEIETETED; encoded by the coding sequence ATGTCTGGCACCGCGAAACCAGGGCGGGCGGCGGACGTGACGGATGAAACGACAGCGCGCGGCGACGGCCTGCAATCGGTCCTGCTGCGGGGCCTGATCGGCGGCCTGCTGCTGCTGCCCTACCGCTGGCGCGTGCCGCTCTGCGGCTGGGTGGTGGCCCGGATCATCGCCCCCCTGGCAGGCTATGACCGGCGGGTGCGCGAAAACCTGGCCCTGGTGCTGCCCGACCTGCCCGCCGCCGAGGTGCGCCGCCTGATGCGCGAGGTTCCCCGCAACGTCGGCCGCACCCTGATCGAAATCTATTCCGGCGCCGAGTTCGTCGCCCGCGCCACGGCCGGACCGATCCGGGGCGCGGGGCTGGCAGCGCTCGACGCCGCCCATGCGGCGGGGCGGCCGGTGATCCTGATCACCGGCCATTTCGGCAACTACGATGCCAGCCGCGCCGCCCTGATCGCCCGCGGGTTTTCGGTCGGCGCGCTGTACCGCCCGATGCGCGACAGCGCGTTCAATGCGCATTATGTCAAGGCGATCAGTGGCATAGGAACCCCGGTCTTTCCCCGGGGGCGGCAGGGCATGGGCCAGATGCTGCGATTCCTGAAGGGCGGCGGGATGCTGGGCATGCTGATCGACCAGCACATGGGGCATGGCGCCCCCCTGTCGTTCTTCGGCCACACCGCCTTTACCGCGCTGTCGGCGGCCGAGCTTGCGCTGAAATACGGCGCGCTTGTCGTGCCCACCTATGCGATCCGCCGCGCCGATGGCCTGACCTTCGACATCCTGGTCGAACCGCCGATCCCCGAGGGCACGCCCGAAGCGATGACCCAGGCGCTGAACGACAGCCTGGAACGTCTGGTCCGCCGCCACCCCGAACAGTGGTTCTGGATCCATCGCCGCTGGAAAGGCAGGCTGCCGCCGCGCGAGGCCGAGATCGAGACCGAGACCGAGGACTGA
- a CDS encoding adenylosuccinate lyase, giving the protein MIPRYSRPEMVAIWSPETRFRIWFEIEAHACDAQAALGVIPKENAEAVWKARDAEFDVARIDAIEAVTRHDVIAFLTHLAEIVGADAARFVHQGMTSSDVLDTTLNIQLVRAADLLLTGLDRVLAALKTRAFEHKDTVRIGRSHGIHAEPTTMGLTFARFYAEMSRNRQRLQNARAEVATGAISGAVGTFANIDPRVEDHVCRMLGLTPEPISTQVIPRDRHAMFFATLGVIASGIENIATEIRHMQRTEVLEAEEFFSPGQKGSSAMPHKRNPVLTENLTGLARLVRMAVVPAMENVTLWHERDISHSSVERMIGPDATVTLDFALHRLAGVVEKLVIYPANMLKNLNTFKGLVMSQRVLLALTQAGVSREDAYAMVQRNAMKVWEQGADFRTELLADPQVTAALTPAEIDEKFDLGYHTKHVDTIFARVFGSVTKG; this is encoded by the coding sequence ATGATCCCCCGCTATTCCCGCCCCGAGATGGTGGCGATCTGGTCCCCCGAAACCCGGTTCCGCATCTGGTTCGAGATCGAGGCCCATGCCTGCGACGCGCAGGCCGCGCTCGGGGTGATCCCGAAGGAAAACGCCGAAGCCGTCTGGAAGGCCCGCGACGCCGAATTCGACGTCGCCCGCATCGACGCGATCGAGGCCGTCACCCGGCATGACGTCATCGCCTTCCTCACCCACCTGGCCGAGATCGTCGGCGCCGATGCCGCCCGCTTCGTCCACCAGGGCATGACCAGTTCCGACGTGCTGGACACCACGCTGAACATCCAGCTTGTGCGCGCCGCCGACCTGCTGCTGACGGGGCTGGACCGCGTGCTGGCCGCCCTGAAGACCCGGGCCTTCGAGCACAAGGATACCGTCCGCATCGGGCGCAGCCACGGCATCCACGCCGAACCCACGACCATGGGCCTGACCTTCGCGCGCTTCTACGCCGAAATGTCGCGCAACCGGCAGCGGCTGCAAAACGCCCGCGCCGAGGTCGCCACCGGCGCCATCTCGGGCGCCGTCGGCACCTTCGCCAACATCGACCCCCGCGTCGAGGACCATGTCTGCCGCATGCTGGGCCTGACGCCCGAGCCGATCTCGACCCAGGTCATCCCGCGCGACCGCCACGCCATGTTCTTTGCCACGCTGGGCGTCATCGCCTCGGGGATCGAGAACATCGCCACCGAAATCCGCCACATGCAGCGCACCGAGGTGCTCGAGGCCGAGGAATTCTTCAGCCCCGGCCAGAAGGGCAGCAGCGCCATGCCGCACAAGCGCAACCCGGTCCTGACCGAGAACCTGACCGGCCTCGCCCGTCTCGTGCGCATGGCCGTGGTCCCGGCGATGGAGAACGTGACGCTCTGGCATGAACGCGACATCAGCCATTCCTCGGTCGAGCGGATGATCGGCCCCGATGCCACCGTCACGCTCGACTTCGCCTTGCACCGGCTGGCGGGCGTCGTCGAAAAGCTGGTGATCTATCCCGCGAACATGCTGAAGAACCTCAATACCTTCAAGGGTCTGGTGATGAGCCAGCGGGTTCTTCTGGCCCTGACGCAGGCAGGCGTCAGCCGCGAGGATGCCTACGCCATGGTGCAGCGCAACGCGATGAAGGTCTGGGAACAGGGCGCCGACTTCCGCACCGAGCTTCTGGCCGACCCGCAGGTCACAGCCGCCCTGACGCCCGCCGAGATCGACGAGAAATTCGACCTCGGCTATCACACGAAACATGTCGACACGATCTTTGCGCGGGTTTTCGGCAGCGTCACGAAAGGGTGA
- the glnA gene encoding type I glutamate--ammonia ligase, whose protein sequence is MSKVKDALKLIKEEEVEYVDIRFTDPRGKLQHVTLIADLVDEDFFEEGFMFDGSSIAGWKSIDQSDMKLIPDAGSVYIDPFYAEKTMCVHCNVVEPDTGEPYSRDPRGTAVKAEAYLKSTGIGDNAYFGPEAEFFIFDDVRYSVTPAKVAYQIDAEAAAWNTDAEMEGGNLAHRAGHKGGYFPVNPIDEAQDLRSEMLSTMKRMGMKVDKHHHEVATCQHELGLVFGGLTEQADNILKYKYVIQNVAHAYGKTVTFMPKPMKGDNGSGMHVNMSIWKDGKPLFAGDKYADLSQEALYFIGGILKHAKALNALTNPGTNSYKRLIPGFEAPVLRAYSARNRSGCVRIPWTESPKAKRVEARFPDPSANPYLAFAALLMAGLDGIQNKIDPGPASDKDLYDLPPEELAAIPTVCGSLREALEELEKDHDFLLKGDVFTKDQLEGYMALKWEEVYAYEHTPHPVEYQMYYSC, encoded by the coding sequence ATGAGCAAGGTCAAGGACGCTCTCAAACTCATCAAGGAGGAGGAGGTCGAATACGTCGACATCCGTTTCACCGATCCGCGCGGCAAGCTGCAGCACGTCACGCTGATCGCCGATCTGGTGGACGAGGACTTCTTCGAGGAAGGCTTCATGTTCGACGGATCGTCCATCGCCGGCTGGAAGTCGATCGACCAGTCCGACATGAAGCTGATCCCGGATGCGGGTTCGGTCTACATCGACCCGTTCTACGCCGAAAAGACCATGTGCGTGCATTGCAACGTGGTCGAGCCCGACACCGGCGAGCCCTACAGCCGCGACCCGCGCGGCACCGCCGTGAAGGCCGAGGCCTACCTCAAGTCCACCGGCATCGGCGACAACGCCTACTTCGGCCCCGAGGCCGAATTCTTCATCTTCGATGACGTGCGCTATTCGGTGACGCCCGCCAAGGTGGCCTACCAGATCGACGCGGAAGCGGCGGCATGGAACACCGACGCCGAGATGGAAGGCGGCAACCTCGCCCATCGCGCGGGCCACAAGGGCGGCTACTTCCCGGTGAACCCCATTGACGAGGCGCAGGACCTGCGGTCGGAAATGCTGTCCACGATGAAGCGGATGGGCATGAAGGTGGACAAGCACCACCACGAGGTCGCCACCTGCCAGCACGAGCTTGGCCTGGTCTTCGGCGGCCTGACCGAACAGGCCGACAACATCCTGAAATACAAGTACGTCATCCAGAACGTGGCGCATGCCTATGGCAAGACCGTCACCTTCATGCCCAAGCCCATGAAGGGCGACAACGGCTCGGGGATGCACGTCAACATGTCGATCTGGAAGGACGGCAAGCCGCTCTTCGCGGGCGACAAGTATGCCGACCTCTCGCAGGAAGCCCTGTACTTCATCGGTGGCATCCTCAAGCACGCCAAGGCGCTGAACGCGCTGACGAACCCGGGCACCAACAGCTACAAGCGCCTGATCCCCGGTTTCGAGGCCCCGGTGCTGCGCGCCTATTCGGCCCGCAACCGTTCGGGCTGCGTCCGCATTCCGTGGACGGAATCGCCCAAGGCCAAGCGTGTCGAGGCCCGCTTCCCCGATCCGTCGGCCAACCCCTACCTGGCCTTCGCGGCGCTGCTGATGGCCGGCCTCGACGGGATCCAGAACAAGATCGACCCCGGCCCCGCCTCGGACAAGGACCTGTACGACCTGCCGCCCGAGGAACTCGCCGCCATCCCCACCGTCTGCGGCTCGCTCCGCGAGGCGCTGGAGGAACTGGAGAAGGACCACGACTTCCTGCTCAAGGGCGACGTGTTCACCAAGGACCAGCTGGAAGGCTACATGGCGCTGAAGTGGGAAGAGGTCTACGCCTACGAACACACGCCGCACCCGGTGGAATACCAGATGTACTATTCCTGCTGA
- a CDS encoding P-II family nitrogen regulator: MKKIEAIIKPFKLDEVKEALQEAGIQGLSVTEVKGFGRQKGHTELYRGAEYVVDFLPKVKIEVILPDDLVEPAVAAIIAAARTDKIGDGKIFVYPVEQAIRIRTGETGDDAI; encoded by the coding sequence ATGAAGAAGATTGAGGCGATCATCAAGCCCTTCAAGCTCGACGAGGTGAAGGAAGCCTTGCAAGAGGCCGGAATCCAGGGCCTCAGCGTGACCGAGGTCAAGGGCTTCGGCCGACAGAAGGGCCATACGGAACTGTATCGCGGTGCCGAATATGTGGTCGATTTCCTGCCCAAGGTGAAGATCGAGGTGATCCTGCCCGACGATCTGGTGGAACCCGCCGTCGCCGCGATCATCGCCGCCGCCCGCACCGACAAGATCGGTGACGGCAAGATCTTCGTCTATCCCGTCGAACAGGCCATCCGCATCCGCACGGGCGAAACCGGCGACGACGCGATCTGA
- a CDS encoding DUF3445 domain-containing protein produces the protein MTIVLHDRLPFAPWADPRTRRLPGTLPLDMADWLRVDEAYAGQMALRDRLIAGHLDAVHGCLPMAAAAADELYATVLPLLPGLGFRIAGGGALRPDGVTVPLDPARPLVTLGRLCQNDFCLMQEDGAGEHLLSAAILCFPAGWRLAEKLGRPMMRIHLPVAKYTEDVGRRVQRLMDAVRPGAPLWRANGHRSRAPLFNPLSEADPKDMAEGGMPYIRSERQCLLRLPESRAVVFSIHTYVVRAENLTAEQAEALAAHPIHRSA, from the coding sequence ATGACCATCGTGCTGCATGACAGGCTGCCCTTCGCCCCCTGGGCCGACCCGCGCACCCGCCGCCTGCCGGGGACGCTGCCGCTGGACATGGCGGACTGGCTGCGGGTGGACGAGGCCTATGCGGGCCAGATGGCCCTGCGCGACCGGCTGATCGCCGGGCACCTGGACGCGGTGCATGGCTGCCTGCCGATGGCGGCGGCGGCGGCGGACGAGTTGTACGCGACGGTGCTGCCGCTGCTGCCGGGCCTCGGGTTCCGGATCGCGGGGGGCGGCGCGCTGCGGCCCGACGGCGTGACGGTGCCGCTGGACCCGGCGCGGCCCCTGGTCACGCTGGGGCGGCTGTGCCAGAACGATTTCTGCCTGATGCAGGAGGACGGCGCAGGCGAACACCTGCTGTCGGCGGCGATCCTGTGCTTTCCGGCAGGCTGGCGGCTGGCCGAAAAGCTGGGCCGCCCGATGATGCGCATCCACCTGCCGGTTGCGAAATACACCGAGGATGTGGGGCGGCGGGTGCAGCGGCTGATGGATGCGGTGCGGCCGGGCGCGCCGCTGTGGCGGGCGAACGGCCACCGGTCGCGCGCGCCGCTGTTCAATCCGCTGTCGGAGGCCGACCCCAAGGACATGGCCGAGGGGGGGATGCCCTATATCCGGTCGGAACGGCAATGCCTGCTGCGGCTGCCGGAAAGCCGGGCGGTGGTGTTCTCGATCCACACCTATGTGGTGCGGGCCGAGAACCTGACGGCGGAACAGGCCGAGGCCCTGGCCGCGCATCCGATCCACCGGTCGGCCTGA
- a CDS encoding TetR/AcrR family transcriptional regulator, whose translation MTATAAPDAPAPPDAARTRLSRDDWTQAGLRALVAEGPAGLRVEAIARGLGATKGSFYWHFRDAPDLRAAVLAAWESMAAADLAATLGQPDAPPRKRVMLLVDLVSAEPGGETDGQAVEPAVRDWARIDPEARGVLARVDAGRQAALREALAGAGLGAAAAARGGAAVYAAMIGFAHLRLTSGAEVRRDLAALVRAVLDGRL comes from the coding sequence ATGACCGCGACCGCCGCCCCTGACGCGCCCGCCCCGCCCGATGCCGCCCGCACCCGCCTGTCGCGGGACGACTGGACGCAGGCCGGGTTGCGGGCCCTGGTGGCCGAGGGGCCGGCCGGCCTGCGGGTCGAGGCGATCGCACGCGGGCTGGGGGCGACCAAGGGGTCGTTCTACTGGCATTTCCGGGATGCGCCCGACCTGCGCGCCGCCGTCCTGGCGGCGTGGGAGTCGATGGCGGCCGCCGATCTGGCGGCCACGCTGGGCCAGCCCGATGCACCACCGCGCAAGCGGGTGATGCTGCTGGTCGATCTGGTGTCGGCGGAACCGGGCGGCGAGACGGACGGCCAGGCGGTCGAGCCCGCAGTGCGCGACTGGGCGCGGATCGATCCCGAGGCGCGCGGCGTGCTGGCCCGTGTCGATGCCGGGCGGCAGGCGGCGCTGCGCGAGGCGCTGGCGGGTGCCGGGCTGGGGGCCGCGGCGGCGGCGCGCGGCGGGGCTGCGGTCTATGCCGCGATGATCGGCTTTGCGCATCTGCGGCTGACCTCGGGCGCCGAGGTGCGGCGCGACCTTGCGGCACTGGTGCGCGCGGTGCTGGACGGGCGGCTGTAG
- a CDS encoding aminopeptidase P family protein — translation MSVPYAARRKIDPTRGDRLADGSLNDNDRVEIGPTPLAFAEWAAAGLTPPDLATMRQYRLDRLVAALRARDYGGLLMFDPLNIRYATDTTNMQLWNSHNPFRACLVTADGHMVLWDYKQAPFLAAHNPLVREIRSGASFFYNVCGDHTAQDAASFAAQVTEVMTARAGSNRRLAVDKIMVHGLRALERAGFSVMEGEEVTERARAIKGPDEIAAMRCAAHACEAAVAGMERFARAEIPRGGVTEDAIWAELHAGNIRRGGEWIETRLLASGPRTNPWFQECGPRVVQPDEIVAFDTDLIGAYGICVDISRTWWVGDGRPGNAMVSAFHHAMDHIRTNMAMLGPGVTIRELTHGGHQLAPEYWRQKYSCKMHGVGLCDEWPFVPYPDAWVDGAFEVTLEPGMVLCVEALVSPEGGDFSIKLEDQVLITETGVENLTRYPFDPRLMG, via the coding sequence ATGTCCGTTCCCTACGCCGCCCGCCGCAAGATCGACCCGACGCGCGGCGACCGCCTTGCCGACGGCAGCCTGAATGACAACGACCGGGTCGAGATCGGGCCGACCCCGCTGGCCTTCGCCGAATGGGCGGCGGCGGGGCTGACGCCGCCCGACCTGGCGACGATGCGGCAATACCGGCTGGACCGGCTGGTCGCGGCGCTCCGGGCGCGCGACTATGGCGGACTGCTGATGTTCGATCCGCTGAACATCCGCTACGCCACCGACACCACCAACATGCAGCTGTGGAACAGCCACAACCCGTTCCGCGCCTGCCTTGTCACCGCCGACGGACACATGGTGCTGTGGGACTACAAGCAGGCGCCCTTCCTGGCCGCGCACAACCCGCTGGTGCGCGAAATCCGTTCGGGCGCCTCGTTCTTCTACAACGTCTGCGGCGACCATACGGCGCAGGATGCCGCCAGCTTTGCCGCCCAGGTGACCGAGGTGATGACCGCCCGCGCGGGCAGCAACCGGCGGCTCGCGGTGGACAAGATCATGGTCCACGGCCTGCGGGCGCTGGAACGCGCGGGTTTTTCCGTGATGGAGGGGGAAGAGGTCACCGAACGCGCCCGCGCCATCAAGGGCCCGGACGAGATTGCCGCGATGCGCTGCGCCGCCCATGCCTGCGAGGCCGCCGTGGCCGGGATGGAACGCTTCGCCCGCGCCGAGATACCCCGGGGCGGCGTGACCGAGGATGCGATCTGGGCCGAACTGCACGCGGGCAACATCCGCCGCGGCGGGGAATGGATCGAGACGCGCCTGCTGGCCTCGGGGCCACGCACGAATCCCTGGTTTCAGGAATGCGGCCCGCGCGTCGTGCAGCCGGACGAGATCGTGGCCTTCGACACCGACCTGATCGGCGCCTATGGCATCTGCGTCGACATCAGCCGCACCTGGTGGGTGGGCGACGGGCGGCCCGGCAACGCCATGGTCTCGGCCTTCCATCACGCGATGGACCATATCCGCACCAACATGGCCATGCTCGGGCCCGGCGTGACGATCCGCGAACTGACCCATGGCGGGCACCAGCTGGCGCCGGAATACTGGCGGCAGAAATATTCCTGCAAGATGCACGGCGTGGGTCTTTGCGACGAATGGCCCTTCGTCCCCTACCCCGACGCCTGGGTGGACGGCGCCTTCGAGGTGACGCTCGAACCCGGCATGGTGCTATGTGTCGAGGCACTGGTCAGCCCCGAGGGCGGCGATTTCTCGATCAAGCTGGAAGACCAGGTGCTGATCACCGAAACCGGCGTCGAGAACCTGACGCGCTATCCCTTCGATCCCCGCCTGATGGGCTAG
- a CDS encoding flagellar motor switch protein FliG has translation MAEALARIVPNRITAPVAPAAPGAASVVPRRLSPREKAAVIVRLMLAEGTPLPLSSLPEHMQAALTEQMGQMRLVDRVTLSAVVDEFLAELESVGLTFPGGIEGALGLLDGHISSTAASRLRRLAGASAKADPWDRIAALSPERLLPVVEAESVEVSAVMLSKLPVPKAAELLSMMPGDRARRVAHAVSMTGGVDPEAVRRIGLAIAAQLDSQPPRAFDAGPVERVGAILNVSPAATRDDVLAGLEAEDAAFAAEVRRALFTFAHVPQRLAARDVPKVVRLVDMPAMVTALAGAQADEATAATAEYLLANMSGRMAQGLREEAAARGRVRPKDAEAAMGAVIAAIRQLEAAGEIALIQPDD, from the coding sequence ATGGCCGAGGCACTGGCCCGCATCGTACCGAACCGCATCACGGCCCCGGTCGCGCCTGCCGCGCCCGGGGCCGCCTCCGTCGTGCCGCGCCGCCTGTCGCCGCGCGAAAAGGCCGCCGTGATCGTGCGGCTGATGCTGGCCGAGGGCACGCCCCTGCCCCTCTCGTCTCTTCCCGAACACATGCAGGCGGCGCTGACCGAACAGATGGGCCAGATGCGCCTTGTCGATCGCGTCACGCTGTCGGCGGTGGTCGACGAATTCCTGGCCGAGCTTGAATCGGTGGGCCTGACCTTTCCGGGCGGGATCGAGGGGGCGCTCGGCCTGCTCGACGGCCATATCTCCTCCACCGCCGCCAGCCGCCTGCGCCGCCTGGCGGGCGCCTCGGCCAAGGCCGACCCGTGGGATCGCATCGCGGCCCTGTCGCCCGAACGCCTGCTTCCCGTGGTCGAGGCGGAATCGGTCGAGGTGTCGGCGGTGATGCTGTCGAAACTGCCCGTGCCCAAGGCGGCCGAACTGCTGTCGATGATGCCGGGCGACCGCGCGCGCCGGGTTGCCCATGCCGTCTCGATGACCGGCGGTGTCGACCCCGAGGCGGTGCGCCGGATCGGTCTGGCCATCGCCGCGCAACTCGATTCCCAGCCTCCCCGCGCCTTTGATGCCGGGCCGGTGGAACGGGTCGGCGCCATCCTGAACGTCTCGCCCGCCGCCACGCGCGACGATGTTCTTGCCGGGCTCGAGGCCGAGGATGCCGCCTTCGCGGCCGAGGTCCGGCGCGCCCTGTTCACCTTCGCCCATGTCCCGCAGCGGCTGGCCGCCCGCGACGTGCCCAAGGTGGTGCGCCTGGTCGACATGCCGGCGATGGTGACCGCGCTTGCCGGGGCACAGGCCGACGAGGCGACGGCCGCGACGGCGGAATACCTGCTGGCCAACATGTCGGGCCGCATGGCCCAGGGCCTGCGGGAAGAGGCGGCGGCACGCGGCCGGGTCCGCCCCAAGGACGCCGAGGCCGCGATGGGCGCGGTCATCGCCGCCATCCGCCAGCTTGAGGCGGCAGGCGAAATCGCCCTGATCCAGCCCGACGACTGA
- a CDS encoding VTT domain-containing protein has translation MAPPLTELIATADPALILALVAGMACITGLGVPGPASLVLALGGAAAAAGLVWLPAVIAAGTAGALAGDLGGLRLGASCGGAIRARAASRPRLSACLGRAEVMLSRHGLAAVFVTRWLIPPLGPATSLVAGAAGLQVLPFAGVALAGRVLWAALYAGLGWIFADTAQQAAGGAATTGAILAVAAVALGLAARRWRPRMRA, from the coding sequence ATGGCACCGCCCCTGACCGAACTGATTGCCACCGCCGACCCGGCCCTGATCCTTGCGCTTGTCGCGGGGATGGCCTGCATCACCGGCCTTGGCGTGCCGGGGCCCGCGTCGCTGGTTCTGGCGCTGGGCGGGGCGGCCGCCGCGGCCGGACTGGTCTGGCTGCCCGCCGTGATCGCCGCCGGCACGGCCGGGGCGCTGGCGGGCGATCTGGGCGGCCTCCGGCTGGGAGCGTCCTGCGGCGGCGCGATCCGCGCGCGCGCGGCGTCGCGGCCACGCCTGTCCGCCTGCCTCGGCCGGGCCGAGGTCATGCTGTCGCGCCACGGCCTTGCCGCCGTGTTCGTCACGCGCTGGCTGATCCCGCCGCTCGGCCCCGCGACCAGCCTTGTCGCCGGTGCCGCGGGCCTGCAGGTCCTGCCCTTCGCAGGCGTGGCGCTGGCGGGACGCGTGCTGTGGGCGGCGCTTTATGCCGGCCTCGGATGGATCTTTGCCGATACGGCGCAGCAAGCCGCCGGCGGCGCCGCGACGACGGGGGCCATCCTTGCGGTCGCGGCGGTCGCGCTGGGTCTTGCGGCGCGTCGCTGGCGGCCCCGCATGCGGGCTTGA